One Ananas comosus cultivar F153 linkage group 23, ASM154086v1, whole genome shotgun sequence genomic window carries:
- the LOC109728163 gene encoding sucrose nonfermenting 4-like protein, whose protein sequence is MFSSGPDSSRDTPVAEGAVQILTRFVWPYGGNRVLLTGSFRRWSELIPMSPVEGCPTVFQAICSLAPGIHQYKFFVDGEWRHDERQPFVTGEYGIVNTLYLTGDVDPMPSLLSPHTPRNRTTMDVDNDSVVSPRRISETDIEISRHHVSDFLSRHTAYDLLPNSGKVIAFDVNLPVKQAFHILYEQGIPVAPLWDFYRGQFVGVLSPLDFILILRELGNHGSNLTEEELETHTISAWKRGKQQLYRQMDGHGRPFQRHLMHASPYDSLRDVALMILQNDVSTVPIIHSTSEDGSFPQLLHLASLSGILKCICRYFKHSSSALPALQQPVCTIPLGTWVPKIGDPSGRPLAMLRPNASLSSALSLLVQARVSSIPIVDDNDSLLDTYSRSDITSLAKDRAYTHIHLDEMSIHQALQLAQDANSPHRFFYGQRCQMCLRSDTLLKVMERLASPGVRRVIIVEAGSKRVEGIISLSDVFRFLLA, encoded by the exons GTGGTCGGAACTTATACCAATGTCTCCTGTGGAAGGTTGTCCTACTGTATTCCAGGCAATCTGCAGTTTGGCTCCTGGCATTCATCAG TACAAATTCTTTGTTGATGGAGAATGGCGGCACGATGAACGGCAGCCTTTCGTGACCGGAGAGTATGGGATAGTAAACACTTTGTATTTGACTGGTGATGTTGATCCTATGCCTTCACTGTTGAGCCCTCACACGCCTAGAAATAGGACGACCATGGATGTTGATAATGACAGTGTG GTGAGCCCTCGTAGAATTTCAGAGACTGATATTGAAATATCGAGGCATCATGTTTCTGACTTTCTATCCCGACACACTGCATATGATTTACTCCCTAACTCCGGAAAG GTCATTGCTTTTGATGTTAATTTGCCCGTGAAGCAGGCTTTTCATATTCTATATGAACAG GGAATTCCTGTTGCTCCTCTGTGGGATTTCTACAGAGGACAATTTGTTGGAGTACTTAGCCCATTGGACTTCATATTAATATTGAGAGAG CTCGGAAATCATGGCTCAAACCTAACAGAGGAAGAGCTTGAGACCCACACAATATCTGCTTGGAAACGGGGAAAGCAGCAACTTTACCGGCAAATGGATGGGCACGGTCGACCATTTCAAAGGCATCTAATGCAT GCCAGCCCGTATGATTCCTTGAGGGATGTAGCTTTAATGATTCTGCAAAATGATGTTTCCACTGTTCCAATCATCCATTCAACATCAGAAGATGGATCCTTTCCGCAGTTGCTGCATCTCGCATCCCTTTCAGGAATTTTGAAAT GTATCTGCAGGTACTTTAAACACTCTTCTAGTGCTTTGCCGGCTCTACAGCAACCAGTGTGTACAATTCCTTTGGGTACATGGGTTCCTAAAATTGGGGATCCAAGTGGGCGTCCACTGGCCATGTTGAGACCAAATGCGTCACTCAGCTCTGCTCTTTCTTTGTTGGTTCAAG CTCGTGTAAGTTCAATACCTATTGTTGATGACAATGACTCGTTGCTGGATACATATTCTAGAAG TGACATCACATCATTGGCTAAAGACAGAGCTTATACCCATATTCACCTTGATGAGATGAGTATCCATCAG GCACTGCAACTTGCCCAAGATGCGAATTCGCCGCACAGGTTCTTCTATGGACAGAGATGCCAAATGTGCCTCCGCTCTGATACATTGCTTAAAGTGATGGAGCGATTGGCAAGCCCCG GTGTTCGCCGTGTGATTATTGTCGAGGCCGGTAGCAAGCGTGTCGAGGGCATAATATCACTAAGCGACGTTTTCAGGTTTTTGCTTGCCTAA